A segment of the Aureliella helgolandensis genome:
CACACGCCCGATGACTCCGATGCCAGGGGGACCTCCTCGGAAACTAAAGATGAAATTGAAGCGAACCTCATCTTGGATAAAATCCATCGTGAAGGTCAGGACAGCCTGACCGCACGCGAGCGCAAGTTCATGGAGAATTACAGTCGCAAGCTCCGCCAGCGACGTGGTCTCTGAACAGGCCTGTCTGAGGGCGATTTCTGCCGCACTGCACCTACCGAATTATTGCTACGGAATGCGCCGAGGCGCATCGGCTCATTCTTTCCATTCAAAATAGACCGATCCAATTATGTCAACAGCCACTTCGTTTCCAACGCTCCGTTCCCAAATTGCCGGTATGGCTGTCACGGAGCTAGCGGATCGCTTCGGAACTCCTTGCTACGTTTACGATTGGTCCATTATCGCCCGACGGATTGCCGACCTGCAATTGTTTGACGGAGTGCGCTACGCCCAAAAGGCTTTGTCGAACATCGCAATCCTCGACCGCATGCGTCGGCACGGTGTGGTCGTCGACGCGGTCAGCGCGGGCGAAATTGAACGCGCCCTGGCCGCTGGCTTCCGTCCCGATACCCATCCGGCCGGCATCGTCTATACGGCGGATGTATTTGACCAAGCTGCTTTAGATTTGGTGGTTCAACACAACATTCCGGTCAACTGCGGCTCTCCCGACATGATTGACCAACTGGGGGCTGTTGCTCCCGGACGCAATATTGCACTCCGCATCAACCCCGGCTTCGGCCATGGCCATAGCCAAAAGACCAATACTGGAGGGCCACAATCGAAGCACGGGATTTGGCACGAGGCAATCGACGACTGCTTGGTCCGCGCCGATCGGCACGGCTTGACGGTGACTTCGATGCACATGCACATTGGCAGTGGTACCGACATCGAACACTTGGCTCAAGTGTGTGGAGCCATGGAGAAGGCTTGTGAAACGGTGGGGCGTACGGTGCAGACCATTAGCGCCGGAGGGGGCCTGCCGGTTCCGTATCGTGAGGACCAAGCCTACGTCGATATCGAAGAGTACTTCGGATTATGGAATACGACTCGCAACCGATTGCAGGATAA
Coding sequences within it:
- the lysA gene encoding diaminopimelate decarboxylase, whose protein sequence is MSTATSFPTLRSQIAGMAVTELADRFGTPCYVYDWSIIARRIADLQLFDGVRYAQKALSNIAILDRMRRHGVVVDAVSAGEIERALAAGFRPDTHPAGIVYTADVFDQAALDLVVQHNIPVNCGSPDMIDQLGAVAPGRNIALRINPGFGHGHSQKTNTGGPQSKHGIWHEAIDDCLVRADRHGLTVTSMHMHIGSGTDIEHLAQVCGAMEKACETVGRTVQTISAGGGLPVPYREDQAYVDIEEYFGLWNTTRNRLQDKFGHAIELEIEPGRFLVAESGYLLAEIRAVKEMGENTFYLLDAGFNDLARPILYGAYHPISIAHRGPVSGLQRDVVVGGPLCESGDIFTQEEGGFVSRRTLPVATVGDIVVLEVAGAYCFAMASNYNSKYRCPEVLLENGEAKVIRRRETASDLMGLETIPE